The following is a genomic window from Candidatus Bathyarchaeota archaeon.
AAGAAAAGCTGGAAGGTGTAGAAGTCGACATGACTGGCAGCGAAATAATCTTAAGCTATGAAGAAGAGAAGCCGTTTTCTAGATCCTATCTACGAACTCTTCTTCGCAAATTTCTACACAAAGCAGAACTGAAAGATTTCCGAGTGATCGCTGGAAGAGAAAACGCGTTTGTAATCAAAGAGAAAAAGCTAGTTATCGAAGAGTAGCTTTCATTTATTCTCTTTCAGCTATTCACCTGATGCTACTGAAAAAATTCCTACAAGCAACAGAACCGCGCCTAGAACAAAAATCGGCGTCGGAATTTCTGCAAAAATAGCAACGCCTAGAAGAGTTGCGCCTAAAGGTTCAAGGAGCGCCATAGAGGCGGTTTCGAAAGACTTCAGGTTGGACAGTGAAGAGAAATATAGAGTGTGAGCTGCGGCGGTCGGTAAGACACCGAGCCCTATTAAGATCAGAAGCATTTCTAAGCTGTTTGAGAATTCAAAGATTGCTCCGGTTAAGACTGTTGTTGCGCTGACTGTGAAGGCTGCTGCTAAGTATATGAAAAGCATGGTTGGTAAGAGTGGGAGTCGGCTGCGTTTTTCTCTGCCATAGTTAAGGTAGAAGCCCTCTGCAACCGCTGCCAACATTGCTTCTAGATCTCCTATCAAGCTAGCGGTCTCCCCTGTGCTGGCGTCTCCGTAGGCTATGATGCCTGCTCCAATGAACAACAATGCTATGCCAGCTAGAGCCAGTTTTGACGGTTTTATGCGGTAAAGAAACGTGGATATGATTATGGAGAAAATGGGCGTCGTGTTTACGAGTACTGTTGCGTTTAAGATGGTTGTGTCTTTCACTGCGGAGACAAAGAGAATGAAATGAGTGCCCAGCAGCATCCCCAAGACTAGAAAATGCTTAAAATTATTCCGAATCAATTTGGCACCGAGTTTTCTTTTGAAAGCTAATATTATGAGGGTTAGTACTGCTGAGGCTATTATCAGCCGCCAAAGGGCTATCGAAAAAACGTTTATGTCGGTTAAGAGGCGGATGAATACGGCTGCAGTGCCAAAAAGTATGCCTGCTGCAATGCCCTCTAACAGAGCGAGTCGTCTGCTTTTTTCAACCATGTGACAACGCCATGCTTATTTTTCAGCAGTAACTCGGCTTGCATCAGCTTCCTTTTCCAGCCTTATCACATGCTCTGCTTTTTCCGCAAAGGCTTCATTGTGAGTAACGGCAATTATTTGTTCAATGGCTTTGAGTCGTGCGATTGCTTCTGCTAAACGGTCAACTGAGCGGTCTTCTCTGCCGAGGCTTTCAGTAGGCTCGTCCAGCAAAAGCATCTGCAACCCATGTCCAGTTCTTGCTTGCATAATAAGCTGACCTAAAGCGAATCTGTAGGCAAAAGCTAGAAGAGTGCGTTCTCCGCCAGAAAGATACGAAACTTCCCGTTCATAGCCTTCTTGGCTTTTAATAGACGGAGTGTAGGTTTCGTCAATGCTTGCTATTAACGCAACATCTTCTTCGCCTACAAGACTGTCTAATACTTGTTGAACCACTCGTTCTAGGATTCTGACAAACTCGGTGCGCAGTTTCGGCTGTATGCTTCTGTAAGCGTTGCGTATTCCATCAATGGTTTCTAAGAGTTTCTCTATTTTTTTCACTCTTTCCATTTTTTGCTGAGCATGCTCAAGACGTTCACGGAAGTCTTCAATTTTAAGGGATGCATCTGTTTTGCGGCTTTTAGTGAATTCCAACTCTTTCTTGACCGTAAGATGTTGCTCTGCTGCAGTCTCATGAAGCTTCCGAGCAGTTTCCAGCTCAGTCATATCAAACTTTGCAATTTCTCTGCGAATCCCATCAAGCTGAGCCCTAAGCGTCTTTTCTTGCGACTGTTGTTCTTCAAATTCTTTTTCCAGCTTTTCAATAGCTTCTTTCTCTTCAACAACCCGCACTTTTATATCTTGTATTCGTGGGGTGTATGATTGAAAGTCTAAGAATGCTTTGTTTACGACGTTTCTTAGTTTTTCCAGTTCTTGGACGTTTTTTTGCAGTTCTGCGAGTCTTTTTTCTCTTTCAGCGTTCTCTTTTTCAATATGTTTCAGCATGTGCGCCTTGTAATCTTCAGGCAGAGGTTGTAGACAAAGAGGACATTTGCTTTCTGCTGCAAGGTTGGATACTCGTTGTTTGGAAGTTTTAGTCTCTTTTCTTGCCGCTTCTTGTTCGGCTCTTATTCCTGTCATCTGTTCATCAAAGGAAGCCAGTTGGTGTTTTAATTCTTCAACTGTCAAATCTGGGGCGATGCCGATTTCTTGCAGTTGTTTTCTTTGCGAGTTCAATTGGGCTTCAAATGCTTTTGAACGCTGTTCGAATTCTTTAACAGCCGCTGTTTTTGTTTGAATTTCGTTTACAAGCCTTGCGCACATGTCTTCGGTGTTTGCAATGTTTGTTTGAAGCTCAGCCTCTTTCTTTAACAGCTCCTCGGTTTGTTTTCTTAGTTGTTCGATGCTTTGAAGTTTGGTAGACGCGGCTTGCAACGCTGTCTCTGCTTCTTGCAAGCTGTTGTTCAAGTCGAGGATTCCATTTTCAAGCTCTGAGAATTCTTCAACAGCCTTATGATAATCTGCTTCAAGCTTCTCTATTCCCAACACATCGAAGTCCTTCTCGTGAGCCTTTTTTTCGCCCTCATACTCTCTTTGAATCCCTCGCAGGTTGTTCCACGCCATCTCGTAGTCGCTCAATCCAAACAACTGGTCTAATCGCTTCTGCCTTTCCCGAGGAGCCACGTCTAACAATTCTTTAAGATGTTCCTGCCTAACCCACACAACTTCACGGAAAATCTCCTTGTCCAGCCCAGTTATGGTTTTCAATTGTTCCGCAACAGCTTCATTTCTCATGCTGGCGATTAGGTTGTCTTCTTCGTAAAAGTTCAACTGCTCAGCGTCTTGACCGATGCCTTTCTCACGTCTTTTCAATCCCCTCTCAATGCGGTAGGTCTTTCCATTCAACAAAAAATCGACAGCCACCTTCCCAGCACCCTCCCCCTCACGTAAAAGATAATGATAACTTCTAGTCAAAGGGTCGCCAAAAAAGGCAAAGTCGATGGCGTAAAGTATGCTGGATTTTCCAGTTCCTAGACCCCCAACGAGGCAATTAAACCCTTTCTCAAAGTCAATTCTAGATTTTGCGTGAGAGCGAATGTTTTCCAAATTTACTGTCTTAATTCGCATCCAGATACGCCTCCAATTCCTCTTTCACTCTATCTTCATCTTTCCGAGTCAGTGGCTCAATGAGATTTACCGAAAGACGAGCAACTTTCTCAGCTTCATCTCTTGGATAACGCTCACAAAATATCTGAAGAAAATACTCGAAAGCCTTGGTCTTCAAGTCCTTAAGCTCACCCTCAAAAATTGAACGAACAACCTCTTCTGGCACTTCTGTCTCACTTAAGCGAATAACTGGACGGACAAGAAGAGCTTTTTCCGCAGCATCCCTAATCTGAGCTACATCTATCTCGCTTCGGTTAGCTTCGGCGGGCAGGACTCCTTTTAAAACAGGAACAATGATAACGCCTTCTTCATCGTTTTCTTTAACTTGGCGGACGGCAGTCTCGCTAATTTTCGCTGGAGTCATGCCGGTGTAATCCTTTTCTAAGATTACAAAACGGCGAGGACTTTCTAGCTTTATGCGCTGAAATTTTGCCTCACCTTTCTCGTCCACTTGCACATAATAGAAACTCTTCGCGAACCGCGCATCATCATAGTAAACCGTCTCTGTAGAGCCACTATAAGCTAAGACGCCGGTCTTAAAGCTGCGTCTTGAGAGCTTATGAATATGTCCGCCGGCGTAATAGTTGAAACCCTCCGGTAACAATTCAGGTGGAGATTCAGCCTCCATTTGAGGCGGCTTAACACTAGGTAAGTCTAGCGCCATGTGAAAAACAAATACGTTAAACAATGCTGGGTTAGGCGACGGCTTGTTTTTCTCATAGAAAAGCGGAAGTTGCCCTTCGGTTTTTCGTCTCGTTCTGTAATTTGGGACGCCGTAGACGTAGCACTTTTCGTTTCGCCAACAGGCATTTTCATGGCGAGGTAAATAATACACCAAGCCCGCCGCGTCCAACGGGTTAAGAATAGTGCTTGTTATCACGTTGGGCGCAGAATCATGAGATCCGTCGACAACCAAAGCTGGAATACCCGCGTCTAGAAGTCGGCAAAAGTTTTTGATTGCAGCTTCTAACGTAACGTTGCTGGGTCTCGCGTGATGAAAAATGTCCCCAGCGATTATCATGAAGTCCGGTTTCAACTTAATCGTCTTGTCAACAACTTCTTCGAAGACTCTATTGAAGTCTTCACGCCTCACTTCTAGATTGTATTGTGTATAGCCTAAATGGATGTCCGCCACGTGAACAAAACTTAAAGGCTTCAGCTTCCAGTCTCCTCCTCCCTCTAGCTTTTAGCAATATTATCTCTTTTAAGTATAAGAGGAAGATGAAAATATTTTCTTGCTTGCTAATTCAAGTTTCACTAGATCTTACCAAATCTTTAAATCTCTTTTCGTTGACTTTAAATTGAGTTTGACAACGAATACACATTGAGGGAAAATAGTATGGTAAGAGATTTATTCAAGAGAAAGAAGAAAGAAAAAACAGGGGCGAAACAGCTTGAGAAAGTGATAATAACAGATTTAGAGAGAATTTGCGGCAACGACAAAGAGATATACAAAGCCTTGCAGCATACTATGTTTCGTGATCCACGAAAAATTGATGTAACAATGAAAGAGGTTACAAAGAAGGCGGCAGAACTTGAGAAGAAAGGAGATAGCATACAAGCAAGAATACAGTACCATATTGCTGGTGGATTAGCCCTTTGGAAAGGTGACATTGCAAAAGTGAAACAGTATTTCACAAAATGTGCAGAGTTGGCTCCCGAAATGGACTATGGGCCAATAACTAAGATTCCCGAGAAAGGGGTGGAGAAAGCTCAAGAGTTTTACAAGAAGTTTTTGAAGTAGAATTGCCACATCCATTGGTTAGATTTATTAGCCGTTGCTTATTTTTTTTATATGCCGGGGTGGCCGAACGGTTCAGGCGGCAGCCTGCAGAGCTGCTCTATATGGGTTCAATTCCCATCCCCGGCTTCCAAAATTAGGTTTATTTTCCTGAAAGAAGCTAGGGATTTCCTTATTTGTCCTTGCAGTTGTTTGTGTAGTTATTTGTGTAGCATTTGTGTAGTTGTCTCCAGTAGCATCTTTGATTTTTTCTAAGTCTTCCATTTGTTCGATAAATTCTTAATCAGTTAGACTTTGCTATTCTATAGGCATCATATGTTGCCAAGGCTCTAACAATGAAATCTACGACTTTTGAAATGAGCATCAGCAGATTAGACCAAGTAGACAACCAGAAAGGATAATCGATCCAGTTGAACTGAAGAGACAAATAAATAACAGCATTTGGAATAGTTAAGACCACAGCTGGAATGAGGAAAACTAGCCCTCTCAATATTCTTCCACAATATACTTGTCCCAATCCAGGAAAGAAAAATGAACCAGCTGCACAAAGATAGGGATCTCTTTCTTTAATCGGCAATCTCTTCACCGTAAACTACAAACTCTTGTTCTTCAGCTTTTATGACTTGTGGAAGAAACTAGTTAATTGATTACTGTTAGCTAGTTGCTCTATCTAGGGCTGATTTGATTTCTTTCCAAGCTGCCATTCTCTTGATAGCTGGTTTACCGTTGATTGATATTCCTCTTGCTAATCCAAATTCTTCAATAACTTCTCTATTGTCAGTGCTAATCCGTTTGATCATTATTTTATAGTCCTTTACATTTCTGTTAATCTCGTCTGCCATCCACCCACACCAAGGACATTGGCTGTTGCAAAAGATATCAACGACTGTCTTGCCTTTCTTCTTGATTCTTTGGCTTTTTGGAGTCAGAAGTTGTGGAGTTAAGTGGGCTCCTAGGTCAAGATGAAGTAGAACACGAGTTTCGTCTCTTGAAACCTCCTTAAATCCAAATTGCTTGAAGAAGTTAGTTGGCATGTAATCAAAATACCCAAACCACTTGTCACTTTCATATGATAGCACACTAGCTCCACCCACCTTTCTGGCATCATCAAGAAAATGCTGCATAAGCCCCTTTCCTATTCCTGCTTTCTTGAATCGTGGCAGAACCCAAATGCAGTCTATAAACAAAGAGTTCTTTCCCTTCACAGGTTCAGGAGCCACCTCAATTGGAAGATATTCAATGAGCCCCTTCTTGCTTTTTCTTGGACCCAAAGCTACTATGATTTCTAGTCCCTTTGACCACATCTCCTCAATCCACTTAAGTCTCCTCTTCATATGCCCTTTCATAGCTTCCTTCTGCTTTTTGCTGACACCCCAAAGGCAGAGATAAGAAACATATGGAAGCTCATTTGCAGTTATTTTACGAAAATCCAATTCCTGTAGCATATATAACCACCACATTATTGAGCTTTATGACTTGTGGAACAAACTCAATCTAACAGGAGCTAGCAACCACACTCACTTTGCTCTTTTTCTTCTGCACAGTACGATTGCTAGTAGTGTTGCTATCATGAATAGTGGCAGAATGATAAATTGCTTAGTCTTATTCAGATAATGCTTCTGCTAGGTATTTCAAATGCAAAGGCTTCAGAGTTTGACTTCCGTCAAGATTCACAAGAATGTTTCCAATATTATCTAATGTTGGTCCAATTTCACCATTATGTCTGACAATGAAGTTGTCAAAGTCTGAGTAGCTCTTGTGAACCGAAATCATGAAACCATTCCACCCTAGTCCCCTACATCCAGCAGCATATATAACGTTAGGATGTTCATTCATCCATTTTAATGCCATCTTATGATCTGCCTTATGCTGCTCTTCTGGTCCAAGAAGCATTCTGGTTTTGACGAATGTAAATGCAAGAATCTTATACCCAAGTTTCTCCCATTTGGGAATAGCAGAATAGCCATCAATTACATCCTTTTCAAGTCTTGCTCTCCTTCTTGTGACAGTTGGTTGAGATACCCCAATTTTCTTAGCCACTTGCCTATCACTCGTCTTGGAGTTTTTCATCAACTCAGAAAGAATCTTGTAGTCAATATCCTTTAGTTTTCCCATGTTACATCAGCCATATAATTCGCTTTCTTCAGTTTTTATGGCTTGTGGAAGAAACTTCATTGTAAGACAAAACGATTTATGGTAAGAACTACTCATCATATCTGGGTTTGTCACCAAATTTTGTAAGGTCTATGATTGGCAGCTCATTTCCATCTGGATCAGCCAGAACTGCAAATTTGCCACATCTCACTTCAAAAGGTTCTTTGACTATTCTGTATCCTCTCTTTTCATATTTATCACAGAACTTCTCAACATT
Proteins encoded in this region:
- a CDS encoding 60S ribosomal protein L22, coding for MSKIPIEISELRKSADGDTVKELADFLEEKLEGVEVDMTGSEIILSYEEEKPFSRSYLRTLLRKFLHKAELKDFRVIAGRENAFVIKEKKLVIEE
- a CDS encoding DMT family transporter, with protein sequence MVEKSRRLALLEGIAAGILFGTAAVFIRLLTDINVFSIALWRLIIASAVLTLIILAFKRKLGAKLIRNNFKHFLVLGMLLGTHFILFVSAVKDTTILNATVLVNTTPIFSIIISTFLYRIKPSKLALAGIALLFIGAGIIAYGDASTGETASLIGDLEAMLAAVAEGFYLNYGREKRSRLPLLPTMLFIYLAAAFTVSATTVLTGAIFEFSNSLEMLLILIGLGVLPTAAAHTLYFSSLSNLKSFETASMALLEPLGATLLGVAIFAEIPTPIFVLGAVLLLVGIFSVASGE
- a CDS encoding SMC family ATPase, with the translated sequence MRIKTVNLENIRSHAKSRIDFEKGFNCLVGGLGTGKSSILYAIDFAFFGDPLTRSYHYLLREGEGAGKVAVDFLLNGKTYRIERGLKRREKGIGQDAEQLNFYEEDNLIASMRNEAVAEQLKTITGLDKEIFREVVWVRQEHLKELLDVAPRERQKRLDQLFGLSDYEMAWNNLRGIQREYEGEKKAHEKDFDVLGIEKLEADYHKAVEEFSELENGILDLNNSLQEAETALQAASTKLQSIEQLRKQTEELLKKEAELQTNIANTEDMCARLVNEIQTKTAAVKEFEQRSKAFEAQLNSQRKQLQEIGIAPDLTVEELKHQLASFDEQMTGIRAEQEAARKETKTSKQRVSNLAAESKCPLCLQPLPEDYKAHMLKHIEKENAEREKRLAELQKNVQELEKLRNVVNKAFLDFQSYTPRIQDIKVRVVEEKEAIEKLEKEFEEQQSQEKTLRAQLDGIRREIAKFDMTELETARKLHETAAEQHLTVKKELEFTKSRKTDASLKIEDFRERLEHAQQKMERVKKIEKLLETIDGIRNAYRSIQPKLRTEFVRILERVVQQVLDSLVGEEDVALIASIDETYTPSIKSQEGYEREVSYLSGGERTLLAFAYRFALGQLIMQARTGHGLQMLLLDEPTESLGREDRSVDRLAEAIARLKAIEQIIAVTHNEAFAEKAEHVIRLEKEADASRVTAEK
- a CDS encoding DNA repair exonuclease; translated protein: MADIHLGYTQYNLEVRREDFNRVFEEVVDKTIKLKPDFMIIAGDIFHHARPSNVTLEAAIKNFCRLLDAGIPALVVDGSHDSAPNVITSTILNPLDAAGLVYYLPRHENACWRNEKCYVYGVPNYRTRRKTEGQLPLFYEKNKPSPNPALFNVFVFHMALDLPSVKPPQMEAESPPELLPEGFNYYAGGHIHKLSRRSFKTGVLAYSGSTETVYYDDARFAKSFYYVQVDEKGEAKFQRIKLESPRRFVILEKDYTGMTPAKISETAVRQVKENDEEGVIIVPVLKGVLPAEANRSEIDVAQIRDAAEKALLVRPVIRLSETEVPEEVVRSIFEGELKDLKTKAFEYFLQIFCERYPRDEAEKVARLSVNLIEPLTRKDEDRVKEELEAYLDAN
- a CDS encoding Lrp/AsnC family transcriptional regulator translates to MGKLKDIDYKILSELMKNSKTSDRQVAKKIGVSQPTVTRRRARLEKDVIDGYSAIPKWEKLGYKILAFTFVKTRMLLGPEEQHKADHKMALKWMNEHPNVIYAAGCRGLGWNGFMISVHKSYSDFDNFIVRHNGEIGPTLDNIGNILVNLDGSQTLKPLHLKYLAEALSE